Within Diospyros lotus cultivar Yz01 chromosome 15, ASM1463336v1, whole genome shotgun sequence, the genomic segment AAAACCAAGTAAGTTAACAACGTAAAAAACCAAGTAAATTTTAGAacatttagtttgattcaaattTTATAAGCAACTCATCAGGTCTGAGTTCTAGTATCCTTTCGCCCTATAGCCAGAGTTAATGGGCATTAAGCTTACTTCTGAACTCATCTgcttcttcttatccttttctCTCTGGTGCCACTCATAGATTGGGGTGAAATCGCAATCGTCCAGCCTCTGAATTACATGGTTTTTACCAAGTATCTTTCTCCAGTCATTAAAGAAATTCTCTTTGAATTTAGCTTTGTTCATATAATCAGTATCTAACATCACTGCAAACATCGTTGCAACCTGCAAAACACAATTTCACAATTCCTTAGCAGAAAGAGGCAACCAAGATGACCTGTAGAAATAATACTTCAAAAACGAATGCAATAACAGTgaaatttttatgttaaaaaaacagaaataaaatGCTATTAATCgaaattttgtgtgtgtgtgtgtgtgtgagagagagagagagagagacctctTCTTGTTCAGAAGTCAAATCAACTGGCTTCCCCTTATAGAGCATCTTAACCCCATGAGGCTTGTATGGAGGTGGGAAAATGACACCATTGTGAACCAAGGTAGTCCATTTCTGCCCTTCACCAGAGCCAGGGGGCACCTTTAGTGACTTCgagtattttgattttttcatcaCTTTCTGGGACTTCTTGCTTGATTTTTTGAATGAAGACGTTACAACTTTTGTTACTTTCTGTTTTGCAGGCAATGGTTTATTAGCTGATGTACTTGGCTTCTTCAATCTCTGGGAAATGGGAACATGATCATCATCGTCATCATAgtgtttttgttcttcttttacAGATACTTGCTTTCCAGTAATTGGAGAAGACAATCCACCTTCAAGCTTTGGTCTTTTAACTGAAGATTGACTTGAGGATTTGGCTTCAACAAGAGGTCTCTTATTCAATCCAGTAGCAGATTTTTTAAGTTGGCCCTCTTTTGTTGAGGAGCCATTTTGTTGAAGTTTCGATAAAACTGGTTTTTTTCCATCAAACTCAGAGGATCTTGAGGTAGATGGTCCTGCATTTGGCTTAAATTGGAACTTTGAGGACAAAGGAATTTCATCATCTGAGTCTTCATCTTTGATTCTTGGTTTTTGAAGCAGTTGTGAACCCAAGCTAGAAGTATTTCGCCCTCTGTTGCCATGATTGGCATTACCCTTTGACACCCTAGCTGGGAGCCTAGCACTCAATGGTTTATCATCTTCTGAATCTTCAGAATCACTATGAGGTTCACCAGCAGATTTCATCAACTGTTTCTCCTGCTTAACAGATTTTGTATTTGGTTGTGATGAATGTTTTAACTGATCAGCTGCTGAAGTTGACACTTTAGAATTTGCCGTGGGCAAATTCACAGGTGAAGTTGAGGGCTTTGGGCTAGGTGAAGGCAATTTGACTGCTGATGCCTTGGCAGAAGAAGTTGACGCTTTTGGGCTTGCTGCAGGAGATTTTACCTGTGATACCTTGATGGACGGAACAACCTTACCCTTCTGTGAAATGGAGTTTTGAACATTGGGAGAGCGTACTTCAGAGACCTGTTTCCCAGACTGTCCATCACGCCTCTGAGATGCTGGCTTCTTTGCTTCTGAGTTCAATTGATTTGGTCTTGATGCAGTGCTACTGCGCTTAAAAACTAAGGGtttatcatcatcatccatATCATCCATCATTTTAGAATTCATGCAAGCCTCAACCGCCATTGTCCAGTTGGCATGTATATAATATTACTTTCTGCAAGATTATCATTATATTGTTTGAATTAGGGAAAGGATGCACAAAGAAGATATGGTTAGACAAATCAGAAGAGAAGTTTAAATAGATTAAATTCCCATAAAGGTTCCATagtcaaaaattaaacaaacacaatgaaaagaaaattttttggtttttaccGAATGATATATAAAACCAACAGACAACATAATGCACTCAAACAGCATTTCTTGTGAAGCGTATTAATGGAAGAAATATGGTTCTAAAACTGTGCAGAAAATTTTggatcctttcttcttttatttttcattttaaattttcttttagttcATCATTGGTGCAATACCTTCTGCCTATAAACACCAAAGCATTTGTCATTTACATGATCAGTCAGGTTTATTTCTGCTGTACTTtaacattattttagaaaaaaattcacAGAAATGCTTGAGAAGACATGAACTATGGGAATCATAAAAATGTTATATTGATTGAGTTGGGACTAGTTGAAAGGGGACTGAATGCCAATGTTGAGGTCAAGTAACTGGTTGGTGCAGCTGAGGAGCAATTGAGTGGAAGACACAAAACAATGAAACCTGCAGACATAATTGTAACCAACTTGCACAGATACCCgctaaaagaaaaaggaaacctGATGGTCTGATCTAACCACAAGAGGAATCAAGTTATAGTCTCGAAGCACGCCCAATGAAATAGGAATGAGCCTAGGAATTTTTTGCAAATGGATGAAAACGTTCTATGTCAATACACTATCATCCTGACAGAATCTGATCAAGGGTTCAACATAAGCAGAAAGAGAAGTGAAAGGAAACAGTaaggaaatttattttattctctagCACTATATTGGGAATTAGGATTCtgaggagagaaagaaaaacaaaattacatGTGAATAATTACTTTTTGGTAAATATCAATTGATTTCCTTCTCGTTTTAACCCaagcaaaagaaaaggtaaCTTTAACTTCAATCCCTTCATATTCTGTTCCTACCTCTCACTTTTCCCCCAAAATCCTACTTCCCGAATAAACCTTTAAGAATCTCAAACAATGCACATATCCAACACCCAGCAGAATCCAATTGCAGGTTCAACATAAACATATGCACATATCCAACAACTAGCATTCACTGGGAATTCGGGAAACGGCAACAAGTCTCACAATATTCAAAATCAACAAGTAAGAAAAACTAATACTCCGCCGGATGCCTCGACACCTCACTCTAAGCCAGCTGCAAACCCTAGAATcctatcaaaacacaaattccTAGAATTAACGAAAGAAGCGGGCACAAAATAAAAGACAGATGATGGCGATACGTACCGGAGGAAGAAGAGCGAGAACCGACGGGGAGATAGGGCTTGGATCTGTGAGATTGTGATCTGAAAATCTGACAGACGattggcggcggcggcggcgatgagagagggagaaagggggCGGGGGGGGCTAGGGCGAGAGCTGAGAGAGTCCACAAGAGATGAACCCAAACCACCCCGACTGGCGAGAGGATAGATAAAGGAAGGGGAAAACACgaaacacaaacacaaacacaaacacaaacacaaataCGCGAGTCTGTTTCTTTCTCGGTGTGTCGTCTTTTACAGATATCGCCACGCCCAACCAAACCAACCAGCAGAGACGCCATTGATAAACGCCGTTAGCCGCGTCCAAGCTCAGGCCCAGTACAGGCCGAGAATTGGGCCCGACATTCCACGGCTTCCAACTTGGAAGCCCAATGGGCTTGGGCTCAACCTGTCCGTCCTTGTCTTAGGGGCAAGTAAAGCATGGCTGCTTCAGCTAGTTTTAGGGCTACTACATGCAAGTCGACTTATAAATTACTCATGAAACTCTAAACTctaaattctaaattatttaaataatttaagtaattaaattatattattgttaaaCCCAAAATTCGATTTACGTTTTgtggaaagaaaattatatattaaaattatgttaattttgttcggatctttatatatatagatacatatatatgtagatatatttaaattcatattaGAAACGAGAGAAAAAAATGGCTTCAACCCATTAGGACTAAATCAATTCGGTTTGGTCCCTCTTTAATCGATATGATTTTTGGTCTGTCAACATCTATCCCATTTAGTTCGGAccaattttataaataaaatcttacttTGAACATGCCTCTTGtgcaattatattttatattttaaaatataatttaaatatattaatgtttataaaataattttataattatatacaaattttaaaatgttaaattaatgGAGTtgttaagtataatttttaattattattattatatacattgaTATTTCCAACATgtaaactcaaaaaataaaaagaaaaatatgtgtaAAAGAGTTCAATGCATAACATGTCATGTGATGGaagaaatgtaaaataaaaaggTCAAGACttgtgaaaagaaattaaaaaaaaaaactcaaaactttacttaaataaatactaattagGACGGATTACACTCGAGATTTgataaaaagatagaaatatttttgaaatttaagaaataaactTTTCATAACTTTACAATTCTAGTTGCACTTTTTTCTTGGTTATTTCATcgatgttaaaaattttaatatgataaaaatattattttctcactCCATCTTTCTCTTCTACTCGTATGATGAATTGGCCAAAACATGGCTGGTTGTCGATCTCTTTCTTTCCAGTTTGGTAATGTTGAActaaagagagagatagaaaaacTGACAAATTGTTATATTATAGCTAATTTGCCCAATATAGAAGGAGGATAGAggcaaaagagagaaaatacaagGGTATTTTCATTATGCTAATACTTTTAACAATGATAAAGGATAAACTATAGCTAAAGTTGTAAAGTCGAGAGAGGTTAGGGGTGTGTAAACAATAGGTTTAGTTATCGAATCAATCGAAATTTACTAACCGATTAACTTGAACAGAACCGATCAATTAACCCAAAAAATCGAATTAATCAATAACAGAAAAAAATGAATCCAAACGGTATAAACTAGATTGAATCGATTAAATCGAAGAAATGcaaaaatattgaagaaaatctAAGTAACTgatagaaaacacacaaaatcgaaaaaaatgatgtcattttataaatatcaaaataacatcattttaaagttcagtcaatttggttagttcgattttttcaaccaaaaaattgaaccaaaaatcaaaaaccaaacttttaagaaaaattaaccaaattgaacgtatgcaagaaaaaaattgaaccaaatcgaTAAGTTTGATCGATTCGATTCAATTAGTTCGGGTAAATTGAATGTTTGCTCTCGCCTAAGAGAGGTTACTATTATTTCTCAACTATCAGGAGTATATTTGTCTTTTTTCTCGAAAATCAAATAtgtcaaagtgtaatttatccagtTAAGTATTATacatgaatatttttataaagttttattATTCTTATCATATTGTAAGATTTTTTTGTGAAGTCTTTATTGATTTTTCTCTACCTTGATATTAAAGACTTATTTTACTTAGTCAAACCTCTTGACTTGAGTTTGCATTGGTCTTATTCATGTATTATCAAACtctttttatgtaaatatgtatatgaATGTAAATGAGAATGTGAATAGTCATGCATACTCTTTCTATGGAGGAGATGTCTTTTGAGATTGAGGTCAGTCATAAGACATCTTATGAGGTTAAATAACACAAATAAtcattgaaatttatattaaaatataaaaaaattattgaatttgaatttgtactcaaaatgtctttaaattttaatttagtatataatttcataattatcgtcaattaatattaaaagagaCTAACGAAATATTGATGTGACTAATAATATGgattcatatataatattaaaatgtcaCGTCATTTAAACCCTGACCCAAATGGATAACTCGACTTGAAAATTGAGCTCTCATTCACCTTCCCCTCATCGTGCTTGGTATCAATTTCTTGAACATCGACAGCCTTGCTAGTGACTTGCTCTTCACTTTTGACACCGACGACCTACAAAGAATCTTCACCTTGTTGGTTGAAAGGCTTACTTTTGTCCTCTTTGCCCTCGTCTTCTTCTTATGGGCTTGCAGAATGGGTGTCTTGTTTGTGCCAAAACATATTAGTAATAAGGTTAAATTcgtaaataatcaattaaacaCTTTTAAATACATTCTatactttctttttaaatttttttattgatcaaTGCTTCAAAATTATTGATGGAGAGTATTTTGGTTATgggaaaaattataaaaatttctcTTCTTAAAACTTTCTAAAAACGACATGTGTTCAGTGATATTTATATTAGTGTTTGGGTCTATCCTAATTTGAtaaaaaactcaaatcaaataattcaaattctcTCGATCATAGCCATAGATTGGAATCAGATCGTCTATGTGGCACGATCATGGCCTTCTTTTACCCTCACAATATGTCTATATTTAAAAGTACAAATTTCAAGAgacatgtacataatttattagGTGCTATTATTTTATTCCATCTCTAATATCAAGATTGACTTGATCTTCAAATATGTAAGAGAATCGAGCCTCGCATTTGTAGGTCGAGAGAGTTTTGGATATATAAGTTTAGGATCAAGGACATCTACCAAATGCACTTCAACtattattaattacaaaatatttttttttctcgatttgacaagaaactaataaagaatagaatgataaatatttgtccattttctttaattctagGGAAATGAAAACATGTATCCCCTAGACACCTAATTAGGATGAATTTATCACTAATGTGAACCCTTTTTTATTGAGTaaagaaaaaattgtaattgCTTCGTCGTGTTAAGATAGCAAAACAcgtgaaaaaaaatatcaaaatctagTCACACTAGTCTAACAATTCAAGATTTGTCTCACCAATATATAAGaataaagtaaattaaaaatacattgaGCATGTTGCACTAGATTAGATTGAGACCAAAAAGCTTCTAGTTTAAACACCGCAGATTGTATCGGTTACCTAGTCAATTGAACCGGCATAGTCGGTCTAAATTGGtctaacaaatttattttatctctgtttaatatgaaattaaaatatgtgTTGATATATATGTGGATCCAAGGAAAATCAacaataatttaacatttaattttttattcaacgAAATAATTCGActtcaaacacacacacacaaacttgGTTTTTAGATCGGAAACCAAAACttggaaatataaaattaccaTTTTCTAGACCAAGATGATTCAATCTTGGATCAGACAAGTATTTGCATCCAATATCACCTGAGGTGTGCCAATGTGGTGGTTGACGCTTTGAGTAAGAAAGAACCCAAAGTAGCTTTAAATGTCATCCAAAGCCAAACCAAATACCTATTCTCACCCCGATAACAAACCCTTTGGATTCAATCGTTGGTTTTTATCTAACCTTGGTCTTGATCAGGTCATCTTGAAGAAAGATTTATGAATACGCTTGGACGACTAAGTCTCGGGACAACTAGCTTTGATGTGGCTAGGTTGATGGCCCATAAGTGACACttgttggaggcttttagccaatTGACAACGGGTGTAGCTTCGAAAGGATCATCTGGTTCGACTAAGTTTGGTGAACTAGATGTGTGAGCTCTTGTGGGAGACAAATGTGTGAAACTATAAAGGATTTTAAAGATTTTGCTACTTGTACATAAAGGTTGACATACAACTTGACagaaacaaaattcaaatgacgaaaataccctcACTCAATtgcaaaattacaaaatacccATTCCTTTGCTCTAGCAACCATTTCTCCTCGCTGACTTGTCTCTCGTCATCGCCTCATCTCTCATCATTGTGTGTAGCGGTGGCAAGAGATAGAGATGATGCAATGTTGAGAGGCAAGAGGTTAGGCGGTGAGAAATAATCGGCGGTTAAAGAGTCGATTGCAAAAGCAAATgcaggggagagagagagagagagagaagggggtaAACAAAATTTCACGATATATCGtagtattttgatattaaaatattacgATATATTATTTCTATTAACCAATACATGGacttttatgtataaataacaaaattcaaCTATAAACAGATTAGTATGGACAACTCTTATTGAgattgaaattttaatattaaaatataatatatgttgacttttatgtataaataacaaaatccaactataaATAGATGAGTCTGAAGGACTCTTATTGAgattgaaattttaatattaaaatagacACCAATTTATTCAAACATTTGATTTAGGAGTCAACCACTACATAAGTCGTTACCGAACATGGGATTTAATTTCTACGAGAGAATTTTAGGAATGAGGAGGTGAGCTTCCTCTTGAGAAAGTCCACAAACATCCCGAACTCCCCAATCACCATCGCGTCGGCGCCGCCTCTCGTCAGCGGCGGAAAGAATAGCCAGAAGCTCGTCGCCACCACGAACCCCAGAGTCAGCACCACCGACACCACCGCCGGCAGCCGCCACCCCGAAGCAGCCGCCGCCCGCTTCAGCCCGAACTCTGCAACCACGCACACTCCGTGCAGCGCGAAGAACCCCGTCATCTCCCACGTGGGGCTCGCGCGCGTCACGTAGTAGAACAGCAGCTCGTGCATCAGCCCCGACACCGCGAACGCCGCCAGCACCGCCGGCAGCGCCGCCCACCGGAACCCCACCACATGCTCTGCCGCTGCCCGCACGGGACTGTACACCGTGTCCCGCAGCGTCTTCGTCACCATGAGGTTCCACCGCCTCCCCCAGAAGTCCTGCAGCGACGTCGCCAGGTAGGGTTCATTCGACGGCGGCTCCAGCTCCCACCCTGCAGCCGCCCGCACGGCGGCGTTGGAAACCGCCACGAGAATGTCCACTGTCAGAAAGACGAGGCAGCAGTAAAGGAGCAAGACGATCTTGGGATGTAAAATCTCCCTGTAATCAAGCAAGGCGGCCATTAGGACGGAGAAGGCGACGGATTCGGCCGCGAGATTGAGTTTGAGAGGGAGGGTTGTTTTTCTGGGTTTGGATGGGTTGGGGGAGGCGCGGATGGGGAGAATGGCGGCGAAGAGGAAGAGGGGGAGAGGCAGTGGGGGGAGGGAGGAGAGGGGGCCGAGGTGGAAGGCGAAGAGGAGGAGCTTGAAGTTGGCGAGCCAGGTGATGAGGAAAGCGGTGACGGCGGTGGGGAAGGCGGCGGAGAGGCGGAGGGGGAGGAGGGAGAAGAGAGTGAAGAcagggaggagagagaagagcCTGAGCCGGGCAGGGCTGAATCTGGAAGAGACGAAGCGGCAGTAGCAGAGGGACGCCATGACTGTAAGCCAGACCTCCATTATCCGCTTCATCTCTCCATTCTCCATGCTTGGTTGGGAGACATCAAatctataatttttcaatagtTTCAGCAGTTATAGAGCTGCAGAAAATTCTTACGTAAACCACCGAGTGCATGGCAGAGATTGCGCCACGTGGCCATCTAAAGCAATAAAAAATCTCTGAAATGAAAATTAAGtccttgtcttcttcttcttctaccttGCGATCATAATCCAAtcctt encodes:
- the LOC127792093 gene encoding DNA topoisomerase 1 — protein: MAVEACMNSKMMDDMDDDDKPLVFKRSSTASRPNQLNSEAKKPASQRRDGQSGKQVSEVRSPNVQNSISQKGKVVPSIKVSQVKSPAASPKASTSSAKASAVKLPSPSPKPSTSPVNLPTANSKVSTSAADQLKHSSQPNTKSVKQEKQLMKSAGEPHSDSEDSEDDKPLSARLPARVSKGNANHGNRGRNTSSLGSQLLQKPRIKDEDSDDEIPLSSKFQFKPNAGPSTSRSSEFDGKKPVLSKLQQNGSSTKEGQLKKSATGLNKRPLVEAKSSSQSSVKRPKLEGGLSSPITGKQVSVKEEQKHYDDDDDHVPISQRLKKPSTSANKPLPAKQKVTKVVTSSFKKSSKKSQKVMKKSKYSKSLKVPPGSGEGQKWTTLVHNGVIFPPPYKPHGVKMLYKGKPVDLTSEQEEVATMFAVMLDTDYMNKAKFKENFFNDWRKILGKNHVIQRLDDCDFTPIYEWHQREKDKKKQMSSEEKKTLKEEKLKQEEKYMWAIVDGVKEKVGNFRVEPPGLFRGRGEHPKMGKLKNRIRPSDITINIGKDAPIPECPIPGESWKEIRNDNTVTWLAYWNDPINPKEFKYVFLAASSSLKGQSDKEKYEKARLLKDYIQGIRAAYTKDFTNKDITKRQIAVATYLIDKLALRAGNEKDDDEADTVGCCTLKVENVEPVPPNTLKFDFLGKDSIRYQNDVAVELPVFKAIQQFRTGKRGSDDLFDKLDTSKLNAHLKELMPGLTAKVFRTYNASITLDDMLSRETRGGDVPEKVVVYQHANKEVAIICNHQRTVSKTHSAQISRLNEKIDELKAALDELRTDLARAKKGKPPLKGADGKQKKNLNPEALERKIAQTTVKIEKMERDKETKEDLKTVALGTSKINYLDPRITVAWCKRHEVPIEKIFNKSLLAKFAWAMDIDPTFRF
- the LOC127792246 gene encoding probable long-chain-alcohol O-fatty-acyltransferase 5 produces the protein MENGEMKRIMEVWLTVMASLCYCRFVSSRFSPARLRLFSLLPVFTLFSLLPLRLSAAFPTAVTAFLITWLANFKLLLFAFHLGPLSSLPPLPLPLFLFAAILPIRASPNPSKPRKTTLPLKLNLAAESVAFSVLMAALLDYREILHPKIVLLLYCCLVFLTVDILVAVSNAAVRAAAGWELEPPSNEPYLATSLQDFWGRRWNLMVTKTLRDTVYSPVRAAAEHVVGFRWAALPAVLAAFAVSGLMHELLFYYVTRASPTWEMTGFFALHGVCVVAEFGLKRAAAASGWRLPAVVSVVLTLGFVVATSFWLFFPPLTRGGADAMVIGEFGMFVDFLKRKLTSSFLKFSRRN